Genomic segment of Coffea arabica cultivar ET-39 chromosome 1e, Coffea Arabica ET-39 HiFi, whole genome shotgun sequence:
TTTAAGTACCTCAGAATTCGATATACTGCATCAAGGTGCTCTTCACACAAAGAGTGCATAAACTGGCTCACAACACTCACTGAAAAGGCTATATCAGGACGAGTGTGAGCCAAGTAAATTAGCTTGCCCACTAACTTTTGGTATCGAGCAGTATCAACTGGTGTTCCATCTTTTAGATCTACTAACTTGTGATTCGGATCCATAGGAGTGTCTGCAAGTCGACATCCACTTATCCCTGTTTCCTTAAAAGATCCAAAACATACTTACCTTGGGACACAACCATGCCCTTTCTGGACCGAGTTACCTCCATTCCTAAGAAATATCGTAGTGTtcccaaatttttgatttcaaaactaGAAGCAAGACTTTTCTTCAACCGCTCCATCTCAGTTAAGTCATATCTTGTGAAATACTCTGAACTTGGGTATAGCCATGATCCTTTACTGACCTAGTAAATTCAAACCAGGCCCTAGGAGATTGTTTGAGACCATATATCGATTTTTTTAGCTTGCAAATTCTAAActgaaacttcccttcaaatccaGGGGGAGAATTCATGTACACCTCTTCCTCCAGATCtccatttaaaaatgcattctTTACATCAAGTTATTGTAGTGGCCAATCAAGGTTTACTACCATTGAGAGAAGCTCCCTGATAGTGTATAATTTTGCCACTGGAGCAAAGGTTTCAAGATAGTTGATCCTGTAGGTTTGAGTAAACCCTTTAGCCACGAATTGAGCTTTGTACCATTCCAATGTCTCATCGAAATTATACTTGATGGTAGAGACCCATTTACACcctattgtttttttttaccTTGTGACAGGTTTGTTACTTCCCATGTTTGATTCTTCTCAAGAGCATGCATCTCCTCTTCAATAGCCTTTCTCCACTCTGGAACTTGTAATGCTTCCTGTACATTCTTTGGAATTTCCACAGAAGAAAGTTGTGAAGTAAATGTCAAGAAAGTAGGGGATCTCTTTTCATAAGAGACATAGTTAGTTATGGGGTGTTTGGTACAAGAACGCACTCCCTTTTGGAGTGCAATAGGAAGATCCAAATGAGCAATCTTTGAATCAGAGGAAACTTTATCTGAGGACTCAAACACATCAAATTCTACCCTAGGTTTGGATTCCTTGTTGTGAAGAGATGGgggatctttttcttttcctcaataaTTTTTCCTGACATAGGGTTCAGGTTTTTTCCAGTTACGTTCCCATGTCTTTCACTAAAAGAATTTGACTCTATTATTGGCACTAAAGACAAGGGACCCTCTTTTAATCcttgatcaattttttcaagtttttcaaaatccttTTGACAGGTAAATTGAAGAGTCATTTGATTTTTCAGGATTGTTATCTTGAAAAGATTTTTGTCGAGGAAATTGTGCTGtagatttttctaaaaaattagtaaaatcaATTCCCCCTATCAACAAAATTTGATTAGGAATTTGATTTTCAGTACAAAAAACATCATCATCTTCTCTAAGTTCTTCTATATGCCGAATCCCTGCCTGAAGAGGATCTGCAAATATTGGCATGGAAAAATTGGTATATGCCTTTTCACACTGGACCAAGACAGCACAAAGAAAAGGGGTGGGGATACAAAGGGAAACAGGGaaagaaaatgtgaaagcaACTATGTATGTTGATGGAATCCTATTGATCAACAAACACTAAAAATTGGGTAAGATCACATTAAGAACCACAATGATCAAGAGCCCTAAAACCATCTCAATTCTCAACCGCCTGATCCCTTTTCCTCCATCACTCTTAATAGCAGCACCAGTTGATCCCTTGTCAGTACTGGAACTTCCTCCTGCTAAAACCACAAACAAATTGGAAAAGGTTGAACAACTATACAAGTAAGTATATAcaaaaacacaaaagggatTTTTAGAATAGATAATCTTGATAGTGGCATCCAACATGTGTAGAATTTCTGTACCTATTATATGTTTTCTTACCTTCAGCAGTTGCAGAGCCGTTTCCATTCTTTGCAAAATCCTCAAATACCTTAGCATCAGGCGAATTAGGTGCCAAGTGTAGCAGGGCTGGGAAAGACAGAACACCGCATGAATACATGAAAAAACCAACATTCATGCtctggaaaaattttcaaattttttttttttttttttttgtgggggtgAGGGTTCAAATCAAATGctttatttatcaaaaaggGCTTCCAAAAAATTCCCAAATTTATAGGAATTAAAACCCAAATTTCTAAAATGTCCAGTTTCATCCAAAATGCAATCATAGTCAAATTTGCCTCATTTTTCACTAGTTTCATAATCTGGAGATCAAATCCATGCTCTGTACTACATGTACTGGGGAGCTACCTTAAATCATAATTATAACATCTTATTCACTCTTTGTTCACTTTTTTATGGAGTTTAATGATTGTACGAGTGTAAATTAGTTGTAGAGGATTTAATCTAATAACTAAAATTGAGACCTTAAGAATTAGAGGTCTTGGATTTAAATCCCCTTTTCACTTCTTAAACTTCATTCCTCCCctacttaaaaaataaaaaatgaaaattatgaaCCAAAATAATACTACGTAATACATACCTGGGCAGTCTGAGACATTAGCTGGTGCATGACATTTGTCAGGAAGGCTAAGTGCTAAGGTAGCATTAATCTTAAGACCAAGGTTAGGATCATTTCGATCCTTAACCAAGATGCATAAGCATTCCCTGCTATGCTGCAGGACACCTTTGAGTCCACTGCAACAATCAATGGTAGGAGATTTCGCATCACCGCCAACATAAGGAAGACAACCTGCTAAACCTAC
This window contains:
- the LOC140008228 gene encoding non-specific lipid transfer protein GPI-anchored 14-like isoform X1; this translates as MDPTYVPRSVPCMLVLLLMFFSTFCNADLNKDREKCANQLVGLAGCLPYVGGDAKSPTIDCCSGLKGVLQHSRECLCILVKDRNDPNLGLKINATLALSLPDKCHAPANVSDCPALLHLAPNSPDAKVFEDFAKNGNGSATAEAGGSSSTDKGSTGAAIKSDGGKGIRRLRIEMVLGLLIIVVLNVILPNF
- the LOC140008228 gene encoding non-specific lipid transfer protein GPI-anchored 14-like isoform X2; translation: MDPTYVPRSVPCMLVLLLMFFSTFCNADLNKDREKCANQLVGLAGCLPYVGGDAKSPTIDCCSGLKGVLQHSRECLCILVKDRNDPNLGLKINATLALSLPDKCHAPANVSDCPALLHLAPNSPDAKVFEDFAKNGNGSATAEGGSSSTDKGSTGAAIKSDGGKGIRRLRIEMVLGLLIIVVLNVILPNF